The sequence CTGCACGCAAAGCTTTTGTCCCACCGAGAAATGATCCACCGCCGCCTCGAACCGCCGCGTTCCCAGCAGCAGGCCGGCCCGGATCGGCTCCCCCCGGTAAAGGCAATGATAGCCGGACCAGACGGCCACGGTCTGGGCCATGTACTCCAACCCCACCCAGGCCGGGACGCGGCCCGGCTCCAGCAGAAACAGCGGATCGTCGCGCACGGTCAGGGCGGTACGAGCGCTCTCGTCGGTGATCTCCACCACCTCGTCCACCAGGCGCATGGCGCCGCGCTGGGGCAGCAACTCGGTAATGGGGAAACGTCGGGGCGGGTAGTTCACGGCATCTCGATGCGGTTGACCGCAGATTTTTTCATGCCCGCCGGGGAAATGCAACGCGGTCGAGGCTGTGGCACAATGCCGCCTGCTTCATGAAACCATGCCCATGCGTTCCAGAACCCCGCCCGACGAGCTCCAACGCTGGATCGCCGCCCTGGCGCCGGGGCTGCCGTGCCGCCGTCCCCTCGTCAACCTGTGCCGGGACCGCATCCGTTTCACCGCCGTCCTGCTGCACGCCGCATGCCGGCGGCAACGCTGCCTGCTGCCACCCACCCACAGCCCCGCCGCCGTGGCGGAATTGCAGGCCCGTTTCCCCGACGCCGCCCTCGTGAGCGATGACGCCATCGATCCTGCTCCTGCCTTTCCTCACCAGCCGTCTCCCTGGCCGCCCCTACACCGCTGGCGCGTTCGGCTGCGGCTTATGTGTTTCACCTCCGGCTCCAGCGGCCGGCCGGCGGCCTGGGAGAAGACCGGAGCGATGCTGACCCGCGGCGCCCGCTGCGCCCTCGCCGCCCTGGGTCTGGGCGGGCGGGACTGGGACGTGGTCGCCACCACCCCGGCCCAGCACCTGTTCGCCCTGGAAACCGCGGTGATCTGGCCGCTCTGTTCCCGGCTGCGGCTGACCGCCGCCCGCCCCTTCTATCCCGAGGACATCCTCCGCCTGCTGGCCCGCAGCCCCCGCCCGGTCTTGCTGGTTTCCACCCCGCTGCAGCTGCGCGCCTGCCTGGGCTCGGCGCCGCGCTGGCGCAACCTGGCGGGCATCCTGTCGGCTACCGCCCCGCTCGATCCCGGCCTGGCACAGGAACTGGAAGCCGCCACCGGCCGGCCGGTGTGGGAAATCTACGGCAGCACCGAAACCCAGTCGCTCGCCTGGCGCCGCCCCGCCCGCGAGGAAGGCTGGCGCCCCTATCCCGGGGTCCGGCTGGACTGTAGCACCGAAGGCGTCACCGTCCACGCGCCCTGGCTACCTCGTCCCGTCGTCCTCGCGGACCGCTTCGAACCGCTTGGCGGCGGCCGTCTGCGGATGCTGGGACGCAGCCGGGAGCTGATCAAGGTGGGCGGCAAGCGCATCGCCCTGGGGGAACTGAACCATCACATCCAGTCCATCGACGGCGTCGAGGACGGCCTGTTCTTTCCCACCGAGACCAACCGGGTGGGCGCCTTGGTGGTCAGCCGCCTGGACCGCCGCACCCTCCTCGCCCGGCTGCGCCAGCGCATCGACCCGGTGTTCCTGCCCCGGCCGCTGCTGTTCGTCGAGGCCATTCCCCGCACGCCCACCGGCAAGGTGAGACAGGCCGACCTGGAAGCGCTGCTCAGCCGCCTGCGCCGCCGCTGACCCGACGCCACAGCATCTCCTGCTCGGGGATGCCCAGCACCGCCTGGGCCGCCATCACCCCCGACAGCGCCGCCCCATACACCCCGCCGCCGGGGGTGGCCCAATGGCCAGCCAGATACAGCCCCGGCAGGGGCGTCTCCACCGCCGGCCGCCCCGGCCCCACCTGGCGCGGCGAGGCGGCCCAGCCGTAGGCGGCCCCCTGGTGATTGAAGGTATAGCGCATCATGGTGCGCGGGGTTCCCGACTCCACCCAGCGGATGCGCGCCCCGAGCCCCGGCAACCAAGCCTCGGCCCGGGCCAGCAGACGCTGCTGGAAGCGGGATTTCAGCACGCGCCAGTCCTCGGCAAGCCGGTAAGGGGCCAGGGTGGTCAGCATCAGCAAGTGGCCGCCATCGCGACTTAGACCGGGATCGGTATGGGTCGGGCAGGTGACGGAGAACCAGTCCGGCGTCCCCCGGCAGGTGGCATCGAAGGCCCGTTCGTGGTCCCAGCCGGGATAGAAGAAAACCTCGTGCGCCGCAGTGGCCGGCGGCGGGGAATCGACACCGAGATAGGTGACGAAAGCTGACAGAGACGGCTGCATCCGCCGCAGCCGCTGCAGGTAACGGGACGGGACCCGGTCGGCCGCCACCAGATGCTCCATGGTGTGACGCAGATCGGCGTTGGCGATCACCACATCGGCCTTGATGTCCTGACCGGTTTCGGTCATCACCCCGGCAGCACGCCCGTCCGCCAGCACGATCCGGCGCACCCCGGTGCGGTAGAGCAACTCGCCGCCGGCCGCCTCGATGCACCCGGCCAGCGCGTCGGCCAGACGCTGGAACGAACCCTGGCAGTAACCGGCCCCGTCCCGGACGTAGCCCATGAACATCAGCGCCCAGTAGAGGAACGACAGCCGCTCCGGCGGCAAACCCAGGTAAGGCCAGAGTCCTGCCAGCACCGCCATCAGGCGGGGATCGGAGAAATGATCGGCCATGACCTGCGCCAGGGTCGCCTGACGGAAACGGGCCAGCAAGGGAAAATCCTGTCCCTGGCCGGCGGCAGCACGACAAGCCTGGTCCGCCAGTGCTGCGGCCAGATCGAGAAACGCTTCCAGCCCCTGGCGGTGGGCCGGGAAGCGTTCCCCCAAAGATTCCCGCAGGGCGGTCAATCCCTGGGGCAGGGCGATGCGTCCGTCCGGAAACACCATATGGGCCACCGGATCCACCGCCAGGAACCGGACCCGGCCCTCCAGCCCCAGGCTCTCCACCAGCATCCCCAGCACTCGCCGGTGCGGGGGGCCGGAAGCGGCGCAGCCGCCGACCGTATGCACCCCGGCGTCACACTGGATGCCGCGGCGGCGGAAGCCGTGCAGGTAACCGCCGGGGCGGTCGTGACGCTCGATCACCAGCACCGAGCGCCCACAGCGGGCCAGCAAGGCCGCTGCCGTCAACCCGCCGATGCCGGCGCCGACAACCACGGCGTCGTAGCGGTGCCGCCGCGATTCCCGGTGGAAACCGGCCTGCATCAATCGGCGTAGCCGTCCTCGGTGGGATCGTAGATGACCTGATGGACCTTATAGACCCCGGTTCCCATGGCGCCGCTGGGCACGAACACGATCCGTCCCAGCCCTTTGAAGTAGGCCTCCTTGCGGTGGACGTCGGGACCGAAGTAGAACGGAATCCACTGCTTGCCGGTCAGGTAGGTCTTGGTTTCGGTGGGTTGACCGAGGATGTCGTACACGCGGCCTTCGCTCATGCCCGGCTGGATCTTGGCCAGTGGGCTGTCGGCAGGTATTTCCGGCGTGGCGACAGCGCCTTCGCTCCGTTTGACCGGCGACCCCGCGGCCGCCTGCGATGCGTCCGAATGGCCGCCCTGACTGGCGCAGCCGCCCACCGCCAACCCCAGACAGACGCCCAGCAGCAACAACCGAATTCGCATGTTTTCCCCCTTTGCTTGGTTGTGATGACGAGCGGATATGGTATCTTGCTCGAAACGGAAAGAACATCGGTCCCATGAACGACATCAAATCCCGCCTGCGCGATTTCGTCCTCGGCGAGCTGGTTTACTGCGAAGACCCCGACGCTTTCGGTGACGACGACGATCTGCTCGAGGCCGGCCTCGACAGCCTCGGCATCATGCGCCTGATCATGTTCGCCGAACGTGAATTCGACGTCACCCTGCCCGACACCGACATCGAACCGGACACCGTCCGCACCCTCGACAACCTGAGCCGCTGGATCGAAGCCCACCGCCGATGACGGCCCCCATCCCCTTGAACCCGGCCGACCATTTCCTCCTGACGATGGACCGGGAGATCCGCAAGGCCGGACTGCCCGGCGCCTGGTGCGCCATCGCCCTGGAACTGGCGGGCGAACCGGATATCGCCGCCCTGGAAGCCGGACTGGCCGAACTGGGCCGTCATTTTCCCGCCCTCGACGCCCGGCTGGTGTCACGGGGACGGCGTTTCGCCTGGCAGCCGCAGGGCGGCGGCATTCCCCTGCACACCCGCTGCTGGGACGGCGACCTCAGCGCCGTACTGGCGGACCTGCTCAACGACGCCGGCGACGCCTTCGCCTCCCCGCCCCTGGATTGCCACTGCCTGACCGCCCCGGAACGCACCCTGCTGGTGGTCCGCTGGCTGCATCCCCTGCTCGATGCCGGCGGGGTCAAACGCCTGCTCGATTATCTGGCGGCCGAACCGCAAACACGGGACCGCTACCACGGCAGGGAGACCGCCCTGGTGCTGCAAAAGCTGCGCGGCTGGTCCTGGCTCCGGCGGCTGAAACTGCTGTGGCGCGGCAAACGCCACAACGACTGGATCGACCGCCTCGCCAGCAGCCAGCCGGCCCGAGCGACCGCAGGTCCCCGCCGGCTGCGTCATACCGTGCTACTCCTGGACCGGGACGAAACCAAAGCGGTGCTGGAAAGCGCCCGCCGTCGGGTGGGTCTCGGCGGCCAGACCCTGTATCTCATCGGCTGTCTGATGCGGGCGCTGGAGGCCACCGGCCCGGCTGAGCGGTGCGACGCCTGGTGCATTCCCTACGCCTTCGATTTGCGTCCCGGCAACGCCCCGGCGCCGGTCACCGGCAACCAGGTGGCGGCACTGTTCGCCCAGGCCGGGCACGCCGCCACCGCCGACCGCGACGCCCTGTTCCGTCACCTACGGGCCCAGCACGAAGACGCCATTCGCCGGGAGCTGGATCAGGCCTATCTGCCCCTGATGTGGCTGGGGCAGTGGCTGTCTCTGGAACGTTACGCGGAAATCCTGCGCCGGCAGAAGTCCGGCGGTGAACGGGCTTCGGCCTGGTTCTCCGACGTGGGCGAAATCCGCTTGCGCCGCCCGGATTTTCTCGGCCCCCCGGTCACCGGCGTCCATCACGCCTGTCAGGTCACCGCCCCGCCTTCGCTGGCGGTGCTGTTCGCCCGTTTCGACGGCCGCCTCCAGGCCGCCATCAACCATCTGGTCCCGGACCTGGACGAGGACTGGGCGGCGCGCTTCCGCAGGTATCTGCACGATGAACTCCTTTCCGGCTGACGCTTCCCCACTGCTGGGCCCTTTTCTGACCCAGGTGGCCGCCCGCCCTAACGCCCCCGCGTTGCGGGAGGGCGACCTAACCCTCAGCTACGCCGGGCTGGCCCGCCGGGCCGCCGCCATCGCCATTGAACTCGACCGCCTGCGCCTGCCGCCGGGCACGCCGGTGGCCATCGACCTGCCCCGCGGTATAGACGCCGCCTGCGCCGTGCTGGGCATCCTCGCCGCGGGCCATCCCTATCTGCCCCTCGACCCCAAAGCCCCACCGACCCGCCGCCAGGCCATCGTGACCGACGCCCGTGCCGGCGCCGTCATCACCTGGGAAAACCGGACGGAACTGCCCACCGTACTCCCCCGGGGAGAGCATGACGCGCCCCTCGTCGGCCCAAGCCAGGTTGAAACCCTGGCGGCGATCCTCTATACCTCCGGCTCCACCGGCCGACCCAAGGGCGTCGCCCTCAGCCACGGCGCCATCGCCGCCTTCGCCGACTGGGCCCGTGACCTGGTGAGGCTGACGCCGGCCGACCGTATCGCCACCATCGCCCCGCTGGCGTTCGACCTGTCCACCTTCGACCTGTTCTCGGTGCTCGGCGCCGGAAGCTGTGCCGATTTCCTCCCCGACGGCCTGACCATGGCCCCGCGCCGTTTCACCCAGTGGCTGGCCGCCCGCGGCATCACCGGTTTCTACACCATCCCATCGCTGCTGGGATTCTGGGCCTGCAAGGGCGGGCTGGCGGAGATCCCGTTACCAGCGCTGCGTTTTCTCCTCTTCGCCGGCGAGCCGTTCCCCACCCCGGCGCTGAGGCGGCTGGCGGACGCCCTGCCCCGGGCGGCGCTGTTCAACCTCTACGGTCCCACGGAAACCAACGTCTGCTGCTGCTGGCCGGTGGACCGCGACCGTCTCGACAGCGAAGATCCGATTCCCATCGGCCGCCCCGCCTGCGGCGACGAATTGAAGGTCGATCCTGGCAGCGGTGAGCTGAAGGTCCGCGGCCCGACCCTGCTGTCCGGTTACTGGCGGGAAGGCCACCTGCGGCCGGCGCTGGATCGTGAGGGCTGGTACGCCACCGGTGACCGGGTGGAAGTCAACGAATATGGGGAATACGTCTGGCGCGGCCGCCTCGACCGCATGGTGAAGATCGCCGGCCACCGGGTGGAGCCGGCCGAGGTGGAGGCCGCCCTGCTGGCCCTGCCTGGAGTCACGGCCGCCGCGGTGGTCGCCTGCGACACCCCGGACGCCCCCCGGCTGCACGCCGCCGTGGTCGGCGACGGCACCCCCGCGGCCCTGCGCCTGGCGCTGCGCGCCCGCCTGCCCGGCTACATGGTTCCCGCCCGCATCACCCGCCTGCCCGCCCTGCCCCGGCTCGCCAACGGCAAGCCGGATCTGGAAGCGCTGCGCCGACAGCTGACGGGAAAAAGAAAAGCCGGTCGCGAGGACCGGCCGAGGGAGGGAGAGGAGGTTTAATGAAGCAACGCGGCGAAATCTGTTCTCTTGCCTTTCTTACACGGACCCGGACGGTAGAATTCTCCCGATGGTCATGAACCTTTCCGCCCTCGGCCGCACCGGCCTGTTCCGCCATGCCGTCCCGGAATCCTGGGGCGGTCTGGAAGACGGCTTTTCCGGGCTGCTCCAGGCCCATATCCGCCTGGGGCGGGAATACCGCGATCCCGGCCTGGTGCTGGCGGCGGGCGCCCACCTGTGGGGAGCGCTGTTCCCCCTGCTGCGTCACGGCGACGATGCCCAGCGCAACCGCTGGCTACCGCGACTGGTCAGCGGGCAGTGGCTCGGCGGCCACGCCATCACCGAACCGCAGGGCGGCTCCGACCCGGCGACGATGACGGCCCAGGCCATCCGCTGCGGCGAAGGCTTCCGCCTCGAGGGGGAAAAGCGCTACATCACCAACGTGCCGGCGGCCGACCTGCTGATCGTCTACGCCCGTCTCGACGAGGTCGTGTCCGCCTTCGTGGTGCTGAAGGACGATCCCGGCGTGCACTATCGCCAGGACCATACCGTGGCCGCTTGCCGCAGCGCACCGATGGGCGAGGTCGTGCTCGAGGGCTGCCGGCTTCCCGCCGGCCGCCTGCTGGGCAGGCCCGGCGCCGGTCTGGCGCTGATCCAGCAGGCGCTGGAGTGGGAGCGGGCTTTCATCTTCGCCGGCATCGCCGGGGTGATGGAATGGCAGCTGGAACGGGTGATCGCCTTCAGCCGCGAGCGCTGCAGCGGCGATTCCCACCTGGGCCGCCACCAGGCCATCGCCCACCGCATCGCCGACATGCGCACCCGCCTCGACACTGTCCACCTGTGGCTGCGGGAATGCGCCCGCCTGGCCGACGCCGGCCAGCGCCTGACCCTGGCCTCGGCCCAGACCAAGCTGGTGGCTTCGCAAGCCTTTCTGGAATCGACCCTGGACGCCCTCCACATCCTCGGCGCCCGGGGGCTGGAGGAAGCCGGCGGCATGAGCGCGTGGCTCAACGATGCTGCCGCCGGGCGGCTGTTTTCCGGCTCCGACGAGGCGCTGAAGAATCTGATCGCAGCGCTGCTGGGGACCGGGGAAGGCTACCGGCCCGGCATCAGAACTGGAGATGATCCAGCACGTCGCCGTCGAAATGCAGGGTGAAGGGACAGGCCCGGCCGAATCAATAATGCCAGACGGCGCGCTCCAGCCCGCTCAGATCCACAGCCTCGGCAACCGCCGGGCCTTGTCTTCCAGCCGCCCGTCCAACGCTGTCAATCCCGCAGCCTCGATCAACCGGCGGAAATGGCGGGTGCGGTGGGTGATGTGGGACACCGCCAGCATCAGCTCCAACTCCCGCCGCGGCACCGAGCGCATGAAGCGCCTCACCAACTCGAAATCGACGCCGTTGACGCCGACGTCTCCCAGAGCCAGGGCGCGGGAGAAGCTGTAGAACTGGTGCAGGCGGTGGGCGCACAGTTGGGCGTGGCGCCGCCGCCGGGGCGGGTCGTGCAGGGATTCGCGGATCGCCAGGGCGGCCAGCGACGCCCCGTAGAAGGCGTTGAGCACCCCGTGGGAGAAGACCGGATCGACGAAACCGCCGGCATCGCCGATGCAGTAAAGATTGTCCTCGGCTACCTGCGTCACGTGATAGGAAAAGTCCGGCCGCCCGCTCAAGGAACCTTCGACGAAGCGGGCCGGGGCCAGCAGCTCCCGCAGACAGGGCGCCCGAGCGCAGGTTTCCAGGAAGTAACGCTGGCGCGCCGCCCCCTCCAGTCCCCGGACCCGGTCACGGTAAATCACCAGGCCGACGCTGGTGCTCCGGCGCAGTGGGATGTGCCAGATCCACCCGTCCTCGTAGGCGCAGACGAAGGTGACCGGACGCACGGCCTTTAGCGCTGCGAAATCCCGCGCCCGGCCCTCGCCGTCGATGAAGCGGGAATTTTCGAAATAGCCCCAGAAGGACAGAAACTGATGGGGGGACCGGGCCAAATGACGGCGGCCGAGGCGGCGCGCCACCAGGCTCGATGCCCCGCTGGCGTCCACCAGATAGCGGCAGCGCAGCGAGCCCCGTGCCGGCGGGTTTCCGCAGCGATCCACCCAGCGCAGCCGGATTTCCTCCCCGGGCACCACGTCGGTGACGGTCACCTGCTCGAACACCCGCGCCCCGCAGCGCTTGGCGTGGCGCAGCAACAGGTGGTCGAAGACGTCGCGCTCCACGTGCAGCGCCGGACGCTCAAAGCCGAAGTCGGCAAAGCGGATGCGGTGGATCTCCCCGTCCCACACCGTGATCCCCCCCGCCTTGGCGACGAATCCCTCGGCCTCGATCGCCGGGGTGGCGCCGGTCAGATCGGTGTATTTCCAGAAATGGGGAATCAGGCTCTCGCCCACCATCGGCCGCGGATACCGGGCCCGCTCCAGCACCACCACGTCGAACCCGTCCCGGGCCAGCAATGCGGCGGCGCTGCTGCCGGCAGGACCGGCGCCGATGACGGCGATGTCGCAGTGACGGGGCGGCCCGCTCATCCGCTATGGATCACGCTGCCCGCCGTCCGGGAAACACCCGCCTCGCCGCGCGTATACCGCGAAGATAACGGCGCTGGCACCGGGCGCACAAACTGACCAGCGAGGAAGGCGCGCTTTCCGATCACCGGGGTCTCGTCCCCCGACATTTTGGGAACCGCGAGCAGCCCCAAAAGCTTTCACCAGCGCGTGGCCCCTTCCTGGCGGTGCGCTCGACCATTGGCGCTTCGCAGATCGGGCAGGATGGGACGTTATCCTCCGTGTCGGAGACGTTGCCAGCCGGTTCCTGGGGGTTGACCAGGGCGAGCAACTGTTCCGTGTCCACCAGTTCGATGGGCTTGTTTTGAACGAAACGCCGGGCATCCTCGGTAAATTGCCCTGATGCGACCACGAAGCCGCCATCAGCACCTTCCGCCGCCATGACCCCGAACAGCTCCCGCACCGGCTTGACCCCGACCCGCCGGGTCTTCCAGTGCTTGCACTGGACCAGATATTTTTTACCGTCGCGGTGTAGCACCAGATCGACGCCGCCATCGGGACCATCGCTGCCCCTTTCCTCAATCTGATAACCCTGTTGCCGGAAAGCTTCGCCTGCCAGGAGCTCAAACTGACGCCAGCTCATCCGGTCCAGCATGCTGCGGGAGGGGGACTCGGTCAGCTGCCGGTACAATTTCTTGCCCTGATGACGGTGAAAGGCGGAAATGCCAGCCCCAAAGAGCGCGGCGAATGGAATCAGGTATTGCATGAGGTTGGCAAACCCGACCATCATCTGGCGGCCAACTAGACCGGCGGTGCCCTCCAGCGTGGCGGCGGTGCCCACAGGCTGAAGCGCTAGACGGTGCAGAGCTAGGTAGCCGATCACGGCAAACAGTACCCCGGCCCACCAGGGCAGGCGGGCCACCAGATCGATGAGATCTTCGAAAAAGGAAGTGCGTTTCCTGGGCATGGTTAGAGCTATGCTCAAAACTGGTGTATGAACGGTGATTGAAGAAGGCGGCGTACCCTGCTGAAATCGGTTTTGCCCAACTGATGAACAGCAGAGGAGGTACGCCACCATGAGCAAAGATAACGTAGTTGCCTTGCCCTCGCCAGAGGGAGTTGAGGACCCTCTGACGGAGCTGCTGAGGCGCGGTGCACGGCAGTTGATTCAACAGGCGATCGAGGCGGAGCTGGCCGAGCTGCTGGCACGGTATGAAGGGGAAGTCGACGATCAGGGCCGGCGGGCGGCGGAGGTCAAGGCCAGGAATACACCGAAGAGAATACCGGATCGAGGAAACTGGCGGTTGTCACCACCGATGCCGACGGGGGCCGTAGCGCATGCGCCTCATCGAAGCCTGTGCCGGAAACAATCGTTTGCGGTGAGCGTCACGCAGACTCCAGCGGTTTAACCTCTATTTCAATCTGTTTTTCCAATTTGCGGCGTGCCAGCCGCAGTTCGTAATCCTTCTGCAGGTTGATCCAGAATTCCGCCGTGGTGCCGAAATAGCGCCCAAGCCGCAGCGCCGTATCGGCAGTGATGGAACGGCCTCCATGGAGGATGGCGGTGATCCGGTTGGCAGGCACCTTCAGGGCTTTGGCAAGGGCGTTGGCCGACAACCCCAAGGGTTCCATGAACTCCCGGCGCAGAATCTCGCCAGGCGTGCTGATGGGGATGACTTCTCCGGTCGTGATGTCGGAATAATCGGTTCGGGACAGTTCTTCAAACGAAATGCTCATCGTCGAACCTCAATGATAATCGGTGATTTCCACATCCCAGGCATCTCCTTCCTCCCAGCGGAAACAGATGCGCCATTGCTGGTTGATCCGGATGCTGTATTGCCCCGACCGATTGCCTGTGAGCTTTTCCAGACGGTTGCCCGGGGGTGAGCGCAGATCCTCGATCGTGGCGGCATTGTGAATCATCCTGAGTTTATCCAAAGCTCTAGGCTGCATGGATTTCGGAAGACCGCTGACGAACAACCCCTGAAAGATTGCTGCTGTTCGTTTGTCTCTGAAGCTTCGGATCACAGTTATAGCTTTTATCTGTTACGTAAAGGATAACACATTTTCCGTGAGACAAAACTTGAAAGGGCGATGGCAAAGCCGGAGACAGATGACGGAACGCCCTTATCCACTTCTACCGCCCAAACCGCCCCCTAAGCAGCGTCTCCTGCCACGGATTGTTCCCGCTCCACAGATTCCCCGCCAGAAGTGCGCTGATGGCCTGTTTGATGGCCGCATCTCGGTGGGCCTCGAAGAAGACGTTGTGGATCAGGTCCGACTGGTAGAAGCGTTCGACGAAGGCGTACATGGTGTTGAAGCCCAGGGCGTGGGCCGGGTCGTCGGGGCGGTGGAGCTCAGGATCGGCCTCGGTGCCGGCCTCCAGGCCGAGGTGGATGCGGTCGGCGGCCCGGGCGGCGGAGGTCAGGGCCAGGAACACGCCGGAGGAGAACACCGGGTCGAGGAAGCCGGCGGCGTCGCCCACGCTGATGAAACGGGCCCCGTAGCGGCGGTGGTTGAGATAGCTGAAGTTGGCCTCGGCCTGGACCGGTAGCTGTCGTCGCGTGCCATCGAGCAGCCGCTGCAGCCGTGGGGATGCGGTCACGTAGCGCTGGAACAGGGCTTCGGTGGACAGTCCCTGGGAACGCCCTCGGCTTGACACCAGGCCGATGCTGACCTTGTGCCCGGCCAGGGGAATCACCCACATCCAGCCGATGTCCACCATCAGAATCCAGATGTTGCCGTGGGCGTAGAGTGCGTCGGCCAGCTCCTCCCGCACCGGGGCGTAGTGGCTGTAGAGGGCGAAACGGCCCAGGTGGCGGATGCGTTCGAC comes from Methylomarinovum tepidoasis and encodes:
- a CDS encoding hotdog family protein; translated protein: MNYPPRRFPITELLPQRGAMRLVDEVVEITDESARTALTVRDDPLFLLEPGRVPAWVGLEYMAQTVAVWSGYHCLYRGEPIRAGLLLGTRRFEAAVDHFSVGQKLCVQARRVFRAANDMCVFDCAIEAGRPLADARLNVLLPQDLKAYLERSDEV
- a CDS encoding AMP-binding protein, giving the protein MRSRTPPDELQRWIAALAPGLPCRRPLVNLCRDRIRFTAVLLHAACRRQRCLLPPTHSPAAVAELQARFPDAALVSDDAIDPAPAFPHQPSPWPPLHRWRVRLRLMCFTSGSSGRPAAWEKTGAMLTRGARCALAALGLGGRDWDVVATTPAQHLFALETAVIWPLCSRLRLTAARPFYPEDILRLLARSPRPVLLVSTPLQLRACLGSAPRWRNLAGILSATAPLDPGLAQELEAATGRPVWEIYGSTETQSLAWRRPAREEGWRPYPGVRLDCSTEGVTVHAPWLPRPVVLADRFEPLGGGRLRMLGRSRELIKVGGKRIALGELNHHIQSIDGVEDGLFFPTETNRVGALVVSRLDRRTLLARLRQRIDPVFLPRPLLFVEAIPRTPTGKVRQADLEALLSRLRRR
- a CDS encoding phytoene desaturase family protein, with amino-acid sequence MQAGFHRESRRHRYDAVVVGAGIGGLTAAALLARCGRSVLVIERHDRPGGYLHGFRRRGIQCDAGVHTVGGCAASGPPHRRVLGMLVESLGLEGRVRFLAVDPVAHMVFPDGRIALPQGLTALRESLGERFPAHRQGLEAFLDLAAALADQACRAAAGQGQDFPLLARFRQATLAQVMADHFSDPRLMAVLAGLWPYLGLPPERLSFLYWALMFMGYVRDGAGYCQGSFQRLADALAGCIEAAGGELLYRTGVRRIVLADGRAAGVMTETGQDIKADVVIANADLRHTMEHLVAADRVPSRYLQRLRRMQPSLSAFVTYLGVDSPPPATAAHEVFFYPGWDHERAFDATCRGTPDWFSVTCPTHTDPGLSRDGGHLLMLTTLAPYRLAEDWRVLKSRFQQRLLARAEAWLPGLGARIRWVESGTPRTMMRYTFNHQGAAYGWAASPRQVGPGRPAVETPLPGLYLAGHWATPGGGVYGAALSGVMAAQAVLGIPEQEMLWRRVSGGAGG
- a CDS encoding acyl carrier protein; this translates as MNDIKSRLRDFVLGELVYCEDPDAFGDDDDLLEAGLDSLGIMRLIMFAEREFDVTLPDTDIEPDTVRTLDNLSRWIEAHRR
- a CDS encoding AMP-binding protein, with translation MNSFPADASPLLGPFLTQVAARPNAPALREGDLTLSYAGLARRAAAIAIELDRLRLPPGTPVAIDLPRGIDAACAVLGILAAGHPYLPLDPKAPPTRRQAIVTDARAGAVITWENRTELPTVLPRGEHDAPLVGPSQVETLAAILYTSGSTGRPKGVALSHGAIAAFADWARDLVRLTPADRIATIAPLAFDLSTFDLFSVLGAGSCADFLPDGLTMAPRRFTQWLAARGITGFYTIPSLLGFWACKGGLAEIPLPALRFLLFAGEPFPTPALRRLADALPRAALFNLYGPTETNVCCCWPVDRDRLDSEDPIPIGRPACGDELKVDPGSGELKVRGPTLLSGYWREGHLRPALDREGWYATGDRVEVNEYGEYVWRGRLDRMVKIAGHRVEPAEVEAALLALPGVTAAAVVACDTPDAPRLHAAVVGDGTPAALRLALRARLPGYMVPARITRLPALPRLANGKPDLEALRRQLTGKRKAGREDRPREGEEV
- a CDS encoding acyl-CoA dehydrogenase family protein, which encodes MNLSALGRTGLFRHAVPESWGGLEDGFSGLLQAHIRLGREYRDPGLVLAAGAHLWGALFPLLRHGDDAQRNRWLPRLVSGQWLGGHAITEPQGGSDPATMTAQAIRCGEGFRLEGEKRYITNVPAADLLIVYARLDEVVSAFVVLKDDPGVHYRQDHTVAACRSAPMGEVVLEGCRLPAGRLLGRPGAGLALIQQALEWERAFIFAGIAGVMEWQLERVIAFSRERCSGDSHLGRHQAIAHRIADMRTRLDTVHLWLRECARLADAGQRLTLASAQTKLVASQAFLESTLDALHILGARGLEEAGGMSAWLNDAAAGRLFSGSDEALKNLIAALLGTGEGYRPGIRTGDDPARRRRNAG
- a CDS encoding NAD(P)/FAD-dependent oxidoreductase; translated protein: MSGPPRHCDIAVIGAGPAGSSAAALLARDGFDVVVLERARYPRPMVGESLIPHFWKYTDLTGATPAIEAEGFVAKAGGITVWDGEIHRIRFADFGFERPALHVERDVFDHLLLRHAKRCGARVFEQVTVTDVVPGEEIRLRWVDRCGNPPARGSLRCRYLVDASGASSLVARRLGRRHLARSPHQFLSFWGYFENSRFIDGEGRARDFAALKAVRPVTFVCAYEDGWIWHIPLRRSTSVGLVIYRDRVRGLEGAARQRYFLETCARAPCLRELLAPARFVEGSLSGRPDFSYHVTQVAEDNLYCIGDAGGFVDPVFSHGVLNAFYGASLAALAIRESLHDPPRRRRHAQLCAHRLHQFYSFSRALALGDVGVNGVDFELVRRFMRSVPRRELELMLAVSHITHRTRHFRRLIEAAGLTALDGRLEDKARRLPRLWI
- a CDS encoding restriction endonuclease, encoding MVAYLLCCSSVGQNRFQQGTPPSSITVHTPVLSIALTMPRKRTSFFEDLIDLVARLPWWAGVLFAVIGYLALHRLALQPVGTAATLEGTAGLVGRQMMVGFANLMQYLIPFAALFGAGISAFHRHQGKKLYRQLTESPSRSMLDRMSWRQFELLAGEAFRQQGYQIEERGSDGPDGGVDLVLHRDGKKYLVQCKHWKTRRVGVKPVRELFGVMAAEGADGGFVVASGQFTEDARRFVQNKPIELVDTEQLLALVNPQEPAGNVSDTEDNVPSCPICEAPMVERTARKGPRAGESFWGCSRFPKCRGTRPR
- a CDS encoding HigA family addiction module antitoxin, whose amino-acid sequence is MSISFEELSRTDYSDITTGEVIPISTPGEILRREFMEPLGLSANALAKALKVPANRITAILHGGRSITADTALRLGRYFGTTAEFWINLQKDYELRLARRKLEKQIEIEVKPLESA
- a CDS encoding type II toxin-antitoxin system RelE/ParE family toxin — protein: MIRSFRDKRTAAIFQGLFVSGLPKSMQPRALDKLRMIHNAATIEDLRSPPGNRLEKLTGNRSGQYSIRINQQWRICFRWEEGDAWDVEITDYH
- a CDS encoding NAD(P)/FAD-dependent oxidoreductase — translated: MNYDVIVAGGGPAGCTAATLLAQYGHRVLLLERDRHPRFHIGESMLPYSEPVIRRLGLDWSQGSVFKAGAVFIDEATGQEMFFQLSGEHRAYQVERSEFDRRLWDNAARFGVECRDRCPVAAVEFTAERVAVTTPEGRFQGRYFIDATGRTALLGRRQRAVERIRHLGRFALYSHYAPVREELADALYAHGNIWILMVDIGWMWVIPLAGHKVSIGLVSSRGRSQGLSTEALFQRYVTASPRLQRLLDGTRRQLPVQAEANFSYLNHRRYGARFISVGDAAGFLDPVFSSGVFLALTSAARAADRIHLGLEAGTEADPELHRPDDPAHALGFNTMYAFVERFYQSDLIHNVFFEAHRDAAIKQAISALLAGNLWSGNNPWQETLLRGRFGR